The region TGGATGGCGATGTTTTTCCTGCTGAATCGTCTTTTGCACACGGTGTCCACGATGACTTCGCACAAAGCCACTTTTGAAGTTCTTGCGAACATTCGCAGAAAACTGACGATAAAACTCGCGAAGATGCCGCTCGGCGACGTGCTCGCGGAGTCGTCGGGAACTTACAAAAACATCATCGTCGAGCGCGTGGATTCCATTGAAACCACCCTCGCGCATATGATCCCCGAATTCACCGCCAATCTGATCGTTCCCTTCGTGGTTTTCGGCTATATGCTTTCGATCGATTGGCGACTCGCGCTTTTATCGCTGATCACGGTCCCTGTCGGAGGTATATTCTTCGTGTTAATGCTGCGCGGGAGCGGAGAAAGCTATAAAAACACAATCGAAAAGACCAAGGCGCTCAACGATACCGCGGTGGAGTATATCGGCGGGATCGAAGTCATCAAAGCCTTCGGCAAAGCAAAAACCAGTTACGAAAAATTCGTCACCGCCGCCAAAGAAGGCGCCGATTGCTTTATCGATTGGATGCGCAAATGTAATGTGTATCAAAACGCGGCGATGGTTTTAATGCCTGCGACGCTCCTTTCGCTTTTGCCTTTCGGGATTTCGTTCTTTATGAAAGGATCCGTCAGCGCGCCCGATCTTCTGATGCTCATCATTTTGTCCTTGGGCTTGATCTCGCCTTTTATCATCGCGACGAGCTATTTGGATGAGATCTCCAAAGCGGGAACGATCATCGGAGAAGTTACCGCCATTTTGGAAAAGAAGGAGCTCGTTCGCCCCGATACGCTTACCGAAGAACCTCACGGCGCGGAAATTCGCCTGAACGACGTCCGCTTCGCTTATGAAGAAAAGGAAGTCTTACACGGGATCGATCTTACGATCAAAGAAGGAACCGTCAACGCTTTGGTAGGCCCTTCCGGCTCGGGCAAATCCACGATCGC is a window of Clostridia bacterium DNA encoding:
- a CDS encoding ABC transporter ATP-binding protein/permease, whose translation is MNKKNAKPKKRGAFSWVMEFAGSKRSHYILSVVLAVASVIAGFMPYVFVAKIVRGLVEKTAGLSYCLTQCGWMAMFFLLNRLLHTVSTMTSHKATFEVLANIRRKLTIKLAKMPLGDVLAESSGTYKNIIVERVDSIETTLAHMIPEFTANLIVPFVVFGYMLSIDWRLALLSLITVPVGGIFFVLMLRGSGESYKNTIEKTKALNDTAVEYIGGIEVIKAFGKAKTSYEKFVTAAKEGADCFIDWMRKCNVYQNAAMVLMPATLLSLLPFGISFFMKGSVSAPDLLMLIILSLGLISPFIIATSYLDEISKAGTIIGEVTAILEKKELVRPDTLTEEPHGAEIRLNDVRFAYEEKEVLHGIDLTIKEGTVNALVGPSGSGKSTIAKLIASFWDVDGGSITFGGVDIKKIPLDDYQKKIAYVSQDNYLFDMTIMENIRLGDPKATDEQVMDAAKKCGCHDFIMGLENGYQTVCGGSGSHLSGGERQRISIARAMLKNAPVIILDEATAYTDPENEALVQRSVAKLVRGKTLLVIAHRLSTIASADQIILIKDGRLEASGKQEELLEKSELYRKMWNAHVASKEEESNV